The DNA segment CACAAGGAATTATTGAATAACGTTTAATAAgtatatcaaaaatcaacaagatCGGTGATGGTCATGCTAATGTACAGTTGATACGGAATTACCCAACAGTCATCATCTCTTCTAATTgcaaagaaatatattcatgttaaaaaacttattttctactattttgtagaaaaaaaggtccataaaatattgttatatccTTAAATCTAATACTGgcttctttttcattattttaacgaAGTTGTTTACCAGGTAGCCAGGTAAACAATTAAAGATGATATATGTTAGTATCCAAATTTGGAACCCATCAACACGTTGGACGTTGAATATTAAAAGAACgagccttatttttttaacctactCATAGAAcccaaataaatattgaattacataCCATTGTAAATTCACCAGGATTTAAACATTAGGGATTATattcgatttattttattatagaactACAAAATAGCTCGGGAACTTATTATCTTATGAAGtgtttattgatgtatttttttttttttttgctgtgttactttaattattctatttcatTTCTTTGTCCATTTCAAACAGCAAACATTTAAACAgattacatttgaaataaaaacatataaatgcaAGCATAATATGTCTGTATTTATAGAACTCACCTTCatttacccaaaaaaaaaatgataaataatattttacatttaggTTGACAGATTAAATTTGCCTTCTGGAGTTGTCcgtataaatgatttttaaaattatatcaaaaaaccAAATAGCTTTTCAATCTTGATATTtcacgtttttttgtttttgttttttattgattttaatgagTGTTTATGAGTATTGAGCTGGTTATTATTatcacaatgataaaaatttcaattaaacttATTTGGTACTAACCATAACACAGATCATAAAAACAGTCAAAGatgaaattgaattgaatttatgGTATTAGGTATGAAAATATAGAATAGCTAAATGATTATCTTAGAGTCATGATTGGTTAAATGAAAATCTGTAACTTTTCGATTTTAtggatatacataaatacttatatttgcaCAACATTAGAATTCTCGTtttcaatagttaattaatgTCCCATATGTTGATTTATTGAGcttattatatgaaattgtgTTAAATAGCACAATATCATACAATaacaaatagttaaaaagttggaaatgatgaagaaattggGAGATAATGTTGAGTTGTCATGGGCATGCCCACATAATCTGAGTACAAGACACACACTAGACTTTGGGAAGAAAAGATCAAAAACAAGACCAAGATGATATTATTGAGTGACCAATCGTCCACTTTTCCCCAGACATGTCTTGGGGGTTAAGATACTTTTTATCAGTTTATAAAATGTCAGGTTTTATGACGGacacaaattaaaaatcaacttaCAAAAATAGGAAATctaatttaaatcaaagaaagataaaaatccaaaataatttcttaaatatattaatttgaaaataatttccctCCTCTTTAAACAAAgggttttcttttttggatACCAAAATATGGGAAACCTATGAAACTAAGACTTTAATGGATCAAAactaagaaagaaatattttttttgtaggaaaaaaaataaaaataatttagtaactttcaaggatttgaaaaaaaaaaaaaaccatttttgggAACCATATTACAAAGAGAGCAATATAGtccaacattttattaattaataagtcggttcatttttaatcaaatgatggctttttttttgtagaaaatattgttgaattttattttttggaaaaagttcaagctttagaaaagtaataaatttttgattgccTAATTTATTTcctgaaaataatcaattgatgTGTCGAGTCTATTCATTTAAGTCAGCATTGCGTTCGTCACGTATCATTTTACGGATTTTCTATATACTtatgcattttataaaatatataagtaaaattttcaagaataaatataataataaaatatgtgcaAAGTTTAAAAGATTGCACTACTATAGCATATcgaggttatatttagttagtagtaactcttagaagaacacacaccaactttcaacCATATGAAATACATCCGCCCTATTTGTTATTACAGGAATAAAGTTCAACTCTCAATTTACTTAgacaaaattaaagttaaatggAATCCTACATTTCACATTCAAACGAGCAAATGGTATTCAACTCcattaaatattagtaaaaatgacgcattaaaattttagactttttcAAGGACCAATGGAGCGTGATCGATATAAATTGTCTTATTAAAAACCGTTGCAAATTGTAAGTTGCAACCCTACTACTTATATTGATTGAAATAActcttgaatatatatattgtattagtTATAGCTATGTACATacgtttttactttttatggcTATATATGTagcttattgatatttttatataaccaTAAAGaagatttagagaaaaaaaacaatttcattttagcTAATATTGcagaatatttattgaaattggtTACTCTAAGATGATAAAATGGGAATTAGGCTTATGTACATTGtgatatgtatttattgattgGCTTAAtgtaatggaaaatattatccttaaatatagtaataataatgatgatacaAACGCCCTCTTGTATATTAAGGAGTCGAGCCTGTaagatatctttatttatttgcctTTAgataaaacattactttatataaaataatataacataactCGACTTCTATTAACatagaaaaattatgttttttttttttttgtttattgaagagttattttttatatttgtttgttttataaagaaCAATAGATATTTTGTTCTTTAGACTTATTGAAGGAGTGTCTTTGCCTCTGAAACTACGTAAAAAgtccatttaataaaaatattatcaaatcaaCTATGTATTCATTTACAATAatccaattatatataaatatgtatatttgaaattgctcTTTGTTCGTggataaactttataaataaaatatgaagacaACCCATTCTAAAACATCGTTTTGAATGTTGATTTAACCATCATTTAGTTCAGAATATAccgttatattttatatatattcttaataataaaagtgtccttaaaaacaatcaaattatcATAAAAGCTTATGTTTTGGGAGTTATTGAaggtcataaaataataaaaatggatatcTAAACCggaaacaaaaagttttaaaaatgacttCTATTACCAACATAATACatgcatatattaatttttcttcctaAATAGCTTAAGATGCAAATAACATACAAGTAAATATACTCTTAAGCAATGTTTTGGAAAGGTTAGAGTCATTTagctattttataatgtaactAGAAGTATTTAAGATAATTCCAATtctataatcatttatattttgatcaattctaTATATTCCTCCCATTGACTTGTTATACTCTTAGATTCCCGATGTCACGTCAATTTCGATAAATACCTTTTGCTGTTTTAACCATCTCTTCACTTTACTGGTAGAATGCTGATCAAAAACAAATGAAGCAACAGTTACTATAGCATTATCCTTCCCACGACtaattttcattctaaaatatttccttGTTCCTGTGGCACATTCTGAGTATCCTCTTTCtgcatttacaaataattttggagAGGATATTTGGCATTTTTTGTCAATCCTGTTTGATCTAATGGTACCAGTTCCTTCATATCCTCGTTTCTTAAGCTCTTCCAATATAGGAACTGTTGTAAAAAGATAATTGGTAAAGAGATGATaaggtagatattttttatcatctatatatgtaggtattcaAAAGTTGAAGAACTGTTGCAGCACATTTGTcttattcattttcaaagatCCTCATCTCCACTGTGAGGGTTTCCTTGGTAAGGATCAAATGCAATTAAATATCCGAGAACTTTGTTTTGGCACCAAATTTTGTGCCCAAAATGAATGGGTTTGCTGCGTATGCACTCTTTCCAGCtatgttttccaaaatatttcaccATAGTCTCATATTGAGATAACATTTTTTCAGGAATGAaatgttcaaagaatttttcttGAAGATGCTTCATAGGAGGCCGCAATTTATGGTATTTATCTTTCTTATTTGGATTTTCGGGAGAATTGAAATGCATGCTTctcattatttcttcaaatctGCCCCTGTGCATAGTGTTGCTTATGGCTTCATTTTGAACGTCAGGGTCCTTGGACCAATAAAGCCTTTTACgagataaatcattattatatccAGACACaataaaattctaataaaaatttcaattctttttttgatcCTTTAACATCATtccaatttctaaaaataaatatttactcatttctTTGGATATTCATTCTAGAatagcttcatcaaaaaaaagttcgaaaAGCTCAGTATTTGAAAATTCACTAGAGCTAGaataatctccttttaaaaattgttttggtaaaattttatcattattcttgccCATTTAACTTGATTTGACTTACTGATTTTCTTTACTTTCCTTAGTGGCAAATCATTTTCGATTTcgctatttttatattttcttttctgtgAGCGATATTCGCCTGATACAAGAAGTTGATTTCCAGTTAGGCTGGAGGGGCCCAACTCCGTTTTTTCTTCCCCGTTTCCTGAATCCTCGTCCAAAATATTGTCTTAATCAggtggttaaataaatatatcatacgGACCATCATCATCGTCttgtaaaatatcaagaatttcCGTCACAGTAAGACCTTTTTtcctgtataaataaaaaatatatgtactcatATATGCCTAGTGTATTCATATGAACATGCTAAATTAAAGGTAAGAAttcaagaagaataaattaattttactcaagttttaattacataaagaaGTACAAGAGTCTcaaaaatagagtttttttcTTCGTTGGGATAGAATGTTTTTCAAATTGGCAAATAGAATGAATTACCTTTAATAAGAATCCATGGCCCATTTTTGTTGACTGAAGGTGCACTTCAATAATGGTATGAAAATacaatgattgatttttttgtcaagtgttgtaaataaaaagaatgaaaaatatccaAAGTACATGATCTATACAAGTttattaagaatgaaataaattattaatatgaatttaaacataaaaacgTGTACTGTGATCATATGAACAAACTAGGCGTTAATGGGTTAACGCCATTAGTGGATTGATAAGAAAATggttgcattaaaaaatatattaaagtatttgaaGT comes from the Lepeophtheirus salmonis chromosome 4, UVic_Lsal_1.4, whole genome shotgun sequence genome and includes:
- the LOC139905250 gene encoding piggyBac transposable element-derived protein 3-like; translation: MHFNSPENPNKKDKYHKLRPPMKHLQEKFFEHFIPEKMLSQYETMVKYFGKHSWKECIRSKPIHFGHKIWCQNKVLGYLIAFDPYQGNPHIPILEELKKRGYEGTGTIRSNRIDKKCQISSPKLFVNAERGYSECATGTRKYFRMKISRGKDNAIVTVASFVFDQHSTSKVKRWLKQQKVFIEIDVTSGI